A genomic window from Bacteroidota bacterium includes:
- a CDS encoding energy transducer TonB has protein sequence MKKIFFLLLVIISGEISAQVTDSLKTSNSPKEILVNPEVLPEYPGGTQALYTFLAKNIKYPKTAKKNNVEGTVYVKFVVDEDGSVINPVIVRGIGAGCDEEVIRVIKKMPKWKPGEINGKKIAVYYTLPCKFSLNK, from the coding sequence ATGAAAAAAATATTTTTTTTATTACTTGTTATAATTTCCGGAGAAATCAGTGCTCAGGTAACAGACTCTTTGAAAACTTCTAACAGTCCTAAAGAGATTCTAGTTAATCCGGAAGTATTACCGGAATACCCGGGCGGCACGCAAGCGCTGTACACTTTTTTAGCAAAAAATATTAAGTATCCTAAAACTGCAAAGAAAAATAATGTTGAAGGAACCGTTTATGTAAAATTTGTTGTTGATGAAGATGGTAGTGTAATAAATCCTGTAATTGTCAGAGGCATAGGAGCGGGTTGTGATGAGGAAGTAATTCGTGTTATTAAAAAAATGCCCAAATGGAAGCCGGGGGAAATTAATGGAAAAAAAATTGCAGTTTATTATACACTTCCCTGTAAATTTTCATTGAATAAATAA
- a CDS encoding RNA methyltransferase yields the protein MEFPAGFIQQIQSASGFEEDPFLLAHETPAPVSIRLNPNKKTNIHHAENVPWCSNAYYLPVRPAFVFDPLFHAGAYYVQEASSMFTGYLFSTYVDKIKPLKILDLCAAPGGKSTLIAGLMNEHSLLVSNEVIKSRARILKENIDKWGNPNVVVSNNDPRDFSALTNFFDVIIIDAPCSGSGLFRKEPEAKNEWSEENVLHCSKRQSRILEDVIPALKQNGLLIYATCSYSVVENEQIVMQLASKGFTPLVNKTLPSDFGNIITNEYGYRFYPDKIKGEGFFVSILQKTETDNQDEQAFNKKTEPLTPSETAIISPYLKAPEELFFYKHKNIIYCIPEVIKAAQMALGNLYLIKSGTAIGEIKHNELIPDHELALSTLIAENIPRIELDEPTAIAYLRKNTVQIDTEIKGWCLVTYQQLSLGWIKVIPGRINNYYPVELRIRK from the coding sequence ATGGAATTTCCCGCAGGTTTTATACAACAAATACAAAGTGCTTCAGGTTTTGAGGAAGACCCTTTTTTGCTTGCACATGAAACCCCTGCGCCCGTTTCTATCCGCCTAAATCCAAATAAAAAAACAAATATACACCACGCTGAAAATGTACCTTGGTGTAGCAATGCATATTATTTACCCGTTCGCCCTGCATTTGTTTTTGACCCACTTTTTCATGCAGGCGCATATTATGTGCAGGAGGCTTCGAGCATGTTTACCGGTTATCTTTTTAGCACTTATGTCGATAAAATAAAACCATTAAAAATTTTAGATTTATGTGCTGCTCCCGGTGGTAAATCAACATTAATTGCGGGATTAATGAATGAACATTCATTATTAGTAAGTAATGAAGTAATTAAATCGCGCGCACGCATTTTAAAAGAAAATATTGACAAATGGGGCAATCCGAATGTAGTAGTATCAAATAATGACCCGCGTGATTTTTCGGCATTAACAAATTTTTTCGATGTTATTATCATAGATGCGCCCTGCAGTGGTTCTGGCTTATTCAGAAAAGAACCGGAAGCAAAAAATGAATGGAGTGAAGAAAATGTATTGCATTGCAGCAAACGCCAGTCGCGTATTTTGGAAGATGTAATTCCTGCTTTAAAACAAAATGGTTTATTGATTTATGCAACCTGTTCATACTCAGTAGTAGAAAACGAACAAATTGTGATGCAGTTAGCATCTAAAGGTTTTACTCCGTTAGTAAATAAAACACTGCCATCCGATTTTGGTAATATTATTACCAACGAATATGGTTATCGTTTTTATCCTGATAAAATAAAGGGCGAAGGATTTTTTGTCAGTATTTTACAAAAAACCGAAACAGACAATCAGGATGAGCAGGCATTTAATAAAAAAACGGAGCCCTTAACACCAAGCGAAACAGCAATTATATCTCCCTATTTAAAAGCGCCAGAAGAATTATTTTTTTATAAACATAAAAATATAATTTATTGTATCCCTGAAGTAATTAAAGCAGCTCAAATGGCATTAGGTAATTTATATTTAATTAAATCAGGCACTGCCATTGGCGAAATTAAACACAACGAATTAATTCCCGATCACGAGCTGGCTTTAAGCACTTTAATTGCCGAAAATATTCCGAGAATAGAACTGGATGAACCCACGGCAATTGCCTATTTAAGAAAAAACACCGTTCAAATTGACACTGAAATAAAAGGTTGGTGTTTAGTAACCTACCAACAATTATCGCTTGGCTGGATTAAAGTTATTCCCGGCAGAATAAATAATTATTATCCGGTAGAATTAAGGATAAGGAAGTAA
- a CDS encoding energy transducer TonB has product MKYILFLFMFGICGAVNAQHTDSLHTQTDSLLTQKKIYDFLDQMPEFPGGFKALFDFMYANLQYPSEAIKKEIEGIVYVKFIVDEYGNISNPVVVRSIGGGCDEEAVRIINLMPQWNPGAENGKPAAVWYTLPVKFTIVDTFEENSNKKKKKN; this is encoded by the coding sequence ATGAAATACATTTTGTTTTTGTTCATGTTTGGAATTTGTGGTGCAGTAAATGCTCAGCATACTGATTCTTTGCATACACAGACAGACTCTTTACTTACACAGAAAAAAATCTATGATTTTCTTGACCAAATGCCGGAGTTCCCGGGTGGCTTTAAAGCCTTATTTGACTTTATGTATGCGAATTTGCAGTATCCGTCTGAAGCAATTAAAAAAGAAATTGAAGGTATTGTTTATGTAAAATTTATTGTTGATGAATACGGTAATATTAGCAATCCTGTTGTTGTGCGAAGCATTGGTGGTGGATGCGATGAAGAAGCTGTGAGAATAATTAATTTAATGCCACAATGGAACCCTGGCGCTGAAAATGGCAAGCCGGCAGCTGTTTGGTATACTTTGCCGGTTAAGTTTACAATTGTTGATACGTTTGAAGAAAACAGCAATAAAAAAAAGAAGAAAAATTAA
- a CDS encoding PKD domain-containing protein — translation MKKIFTLFIGLCSFAALQAQSTVVGTTTYDLQTNGGNKSRLLVHDDGTVSAMWTGSTSLLTTFSDRGMFFNSNNGGTWGAFPTTRIEGFRTGFGDIVKVGDHEVMFSHDGTNIRVYKNTELGGTTWTETAGSVDITGLWPNAYCPEGTNDIYVVNANSGTPTQVYFSRSTDGGENWEVLEYVLPYLTTDEGFGIISGEAYQIAVYGSDVYILYGASYADLVLLHSDANGDPGSWTSEIIWDNPLENYTGAVGEDSDYDADGDFDTILTTDGAYDMIVTDDGTLHVFAGTMYMLDDDAGTAGWSYFPTVGGILYWKTGLTGMYYLDVVIDWKNDDGLDDPYAGIGGSFAAYGGESFTTLPSAAFDAATGRIYLTYTMPVEYTDQFDDPTAAGAESKNDIFGIYSDDAGESWTYPVNLTYSAFADEENYFPMVYDRVVDGKVHILWQQDNNPGTAVDAAPADPVHTNNMRYAAWDETRFQPYVPTVDFTYTLTPAGPSFNAVFTNLTVDAESYFWDFGDGGTSTATNPTHTYAEGVYDVCLTGYNVYGEATVCETIIAVFPPSALFDYTGDPTVTFTDLSTNEPTSWDWDFDDGGTSTDQNPVHTFALNGIYNVCLTASNVGGTSTYCENVFITTYAAPVANFTFTGDPTVTFTDLTIGDPTSWDWTFGDGGTSTDQNPVHTYATNGVYNVCLTANNALGTSTSCQDVTIGSYLPPTALFNYSGDPTVTFTDLSTEFPTSWSWDFGDGAFSTDQNPVHTYTENGSYSVCLTATNAIGSGTGCEVVIIADYPAPDAAFSYTGEPTVSFTDLSTNSPFAWFWNFDDGSFSSEANPVHTYTANGTYNVCLEVTAAGGSDIACQDVIISDVVITPVADFDYFFGVANSVSFFDNSTNSPTFWSWDFGDGGTSTEQNPVHTYSTTGSFNVCLTAGNAGGSDVVCQMVTLTGTVDNSIIPLNIFPNPASITLTVLLPQNMNNGTLKVINALGQEMEVNPIFNAGNTAITFNVNQLAAGTYIIQYTGENGKAFASFVKE, via the coding sequence ATGAAAAAAATCTTTACCCTTTTTATCGGATTGTGCTCCTTTGCAGCATTGCAGGCACAGTCTACCGTTGTAGGTACAACTACTTACGACCTCCAAACCAACGGCGGCAATAAAAGCAGGCTTTTGGTACATGATGATGGAACTGTTTCTGCTATGTGGACAGGTTCTACCAGTTTACTTACTACATTCTCTGACCGGGGCATGTTTTTTAATTCGAATAACGGTGGCACCTGGGGTGCATTTCCAACTACAAGAATTGAAGGCTTTCGAACCGGTTTTGGTGATATCGTAAAAGTTGGTGACCATGAAGTGATGTTTTCACACGATGGAACCAATATCCGTGTATATAAAAACACCGAATTAGGTGGCACAACATGGACCGAAACAGCCGGCAGTGTTGATATTACCGGTCTTTGGCCTAATGCTTATTGCCCTGAAGGAACTAACGATATTTATGTTGTAAACGCCAATAGCGGAACCCCGACACAAGTTTATTTTTCACGCTCTACTGATGGTGGCGAAAACTGGGAAGTGCTGGAATATGTATTACCTTATTTAACAACAGACGAGGGTTTCGGCATTATCTCAGGTGAAGCATATCAAATTGCTGTTTATGGTTCTGATGTTTACATTTTATATGGCGCATCTTATGCCGACTTGGTTTTATTACATTCTGATGCAAATGGCGACCCGGGTTCATGGACATCCGAAATAATTTGGGATAATCCACTTGAAAACTATACCGGCGCAGTTGGAGAAGACAGCGATTACGATGCGGATGGCGATTTTGATACCATTTTAACTACTGATGGCGCTTATGATATGATTGTTACCGACGATGGCACCTTGCATGTATTTGCAGGAACCATGTATATGTTGGATGATGATGCAGGAACTGCAGGTTGGAGCTATTTTCCAACAGTTGGTGGTATACTTTACTGGAAAACCGGATTAACCGGTATGTATTACCTCGATGTAGTTATTGACTGGAAAAATGATGATGGTTTAGATGATCCTTATGCCGGAATTGGCGGTTCTTTTGCCGCTTACGGTGGTGAAAGTTTTACTACACTTCCTTCAGCTGCGTTTGATGCAGCTACGGGCAGAATTTATTTAACCTATACCATGCCGGTTGAATATACCGACCAGTTTGACGACCCTACTGCAGCCGGCGCCGAGTCGAAAAACGACATTTTTGGTATTTACTCCGATGATGCAGGCGAAAGCTGGACTTACCCTGTAAACCTTACCTATTCTGCATTTGCCGACGAGGAGAATTATTTCCCAATGGTATACGACAGAGTTGTAGATGGCAAAGTGCATATACTTTGGCAACAAGATAATAATCCCGGAACAGCGGTAGATGCAGCCCCTGCCGACCCTGTTCATACAAACAATATGCGTTATGCAGCTTGGGATGAAACTCGTTTTCAGCCTTATGTACCAACAGTTGATTTTACCTACACGTTAACTCCTGCAGGACCTTCATTTAATGCAGTATTCACCAATCTTACTGTTGATGCCGAAAGTTATTTTTGGGATTTTGGTGATGGCGGAACCTCAACAGCTACAAACCCAACGCATACCTATGCTGAAGGTGTTTATGACGTATGCTTAACCGGCTACAATGTTTATGGTGAAGCAACCGTTTGCGAAACAATAATTGCAGTATTTCCTCCATCTGCTTTGTTTGATTACACCGGCGACCCAACGGTAACATTTACTGATTTATCTACAAATGAACCGACAAGCTGGGATTGGGATTTTGACGATGGTGGAACATCTACCGACCAAAACCCTGTGCATACTTTTGCTTTAAATGGCATTTATAATGTTTGTTTAACAGCTTCTAACGTTGGTGGTACATCAACTTATTGCGAAAATGTGTTTATCACCACTTACGCAGCTCCGGTTGCCAATTTCACCTTTACCGGCGACCCTACAGTAACATTTACCGATTTAACAATTGGCGACCCTACCAGCTGGGATTGGACATTTGGAGATGGTGGAACATCTACCGACCAAAACCCTGTGCATACATACGCTACCAATGGCGTTTATAATGTTTGTTTAACTGCAAACAACGCATTAGGCACCAGCACAAGCTGTCAGGATGTAACCATAGGCAGCTATTTGCCACCAACCGCATTGTTTAATTACAGCGGTGACCCAACTGTAACATTTACCGATTTATCTACTGAATTCCCTACCTCATGGTCATGGGATTTTGGTGATGGCGCTTTCAGTACCGACCAAAACCCTGTGCATACCTATACAGAAAACGGCAGCTACAGTGTATGTTTAACTGCTACAAATGCAATAGGCTCCGGAACCGGATGTGAAGTAGTAATTATTGCCGATTATCCTGCACCTGATGCTGCATTTAGTTATACCGGCGAACCGACAGTAAGTTTTACCGACTTATCTACCAACAGCCCGTTTGCATGGTTCTGGAATTTTGATGATGGTTCATTTAGCTCAGAAGCAAATCCGGTGCACACTTATACTGCCAACGGTACTTATAATGTTTGTTTAGAAGTTACTGCAGCAGGCGGAAGCGATATTGCTTGTCAGGATGTAATTATAAGCGATGTGGTTATTACTCCGGTTGCAGATTTTGATTATTTCTTTGGTGTTGCTAATTCAGTTTCATTTTTTGATAACTCAACCAATAGCCCAACTTTCTGGAGCTGGGATTTTGGTGATGGCGGAACTTCAACCGAACAAAACCCGGTGCATACCTATAGCACCACAGGTTCATTTAATGTTTGCTTAACTGCAGGCAACGCCGGTGGAAGCGATGTTGTTTGTCAAATGGTCACCCTAACCGGAACTGTCGACAATTCAATTATACCATTAAATATTTTCCCTAATCCTGCATCAATAACGCTTACTGTTTTATTACCACAAAACATGAATAATGGCACCCTGAAGGTAATTAATGCATTAGGCCAGGAAATGGAGGTTAATCCAATATTTAATGCCGGCAATACAGCGATTACATTCAATGTAAACCAACTGGCAGCAGGCACTTATATTATCCAATATACCGGTGAAAACGGTAAAGCTTTTGCAAGTTTTGTGAAAGAATAA
- a CDS encoding lamin tail domain-containing protein, producing MRLHTPLFFALTCIAQVFTGQVVINEVTSRGALTDASGEQVDWIEIYNAGATAVNLSGYGLSDNAIIPLKWQFPDYELGAAQHMLVLANGMDILAITNHWETAVYNNTTWKYFVGTTAPPADWSSTGFDDSGWSSGTGGMGYGDSDDGTTISSTVSVFMRKTFTVDDIEVIESAKLHADYDDGFVAYLNGVEIARSGNMLGAPPAYNTTANSDHEAGLYAGYTPEEWHISADIINSLLVEGDNYLCIQTHNVTAASSDLSSNFWLSFGINNASTYFFPVPGWFVAPYEYNQTNFKLSNSGETLYLSDADGNILDYKYTGDIAYAQSMMRKPDGATTWCITTDVSPGYTNNFATCYTGYEPEPVFSAASGFYEDALLVYLTSPSPTSIIHYTLDGSAVTEASPIYSGAILLTDNKVIAAKCFSSGDLLPGKMQKNTYFIAEDDYTLPILSISIDPGSLFDYDTGIYELGCCYDVNYPYYGANFWEPWERFAHIEYFTPTGAPQWEKDMALEIHGGWSRAEAQKGFRVDFKNQYDGELEYPLWGGKPDLGPINNFNLRNGGQHVWTYKFQDAFLAKVMQETHIDYEEWQPCMLFINGEAWGLYEIREKADEHFVESNYGIDNNSVDLLNAWSALNGSDSGFINLYSSLMAMNPLTDDYYNKFDQNVDIQNYIDYYIGEIYYQNVDFGGYYWGVNNTKLWREQNGGKWRFIMYDMDGAMGYFGSAPIDNYINLTRNPSYPNAFSQIFDRTLNNIDIRNYFVNRFADLINTIYKQENMEAIAYTMRDSIISEIPHQLSAWGAPTVATVDSYLDAMLNYNNTRRSTARTHINTSFGLGGQRSLTIDVEPAGAGYIILNTITPTELPWTGIYFDGVPVSLTAVANPGYTFSNWEANDLLPTGSTDIALSINLDEGDNFTAVFTGSAIDPDIVVTEINYNSNNDIDAGDWFELYNNSGTTIDLSEWKVKDGSEVYKYTIPYGTKLNAGARLVIAQNLEKFNLIYPAITNVVGGFVFDFNNDFDAIILTDIAGNVITEVHYSDEPAWPQGSDGTGRTLELISFAAVPNNPESWFDGCLRGSPGVVYAPCNDEIVFSEINYNSSVTNDAGDWVELYNNSTEVIDLSKWQFVDDNDSAVFVIQEGTLLYPAERKLIVEDIAKFNSIYPIITNYIGPFDFGLKSEGEELRLFDNHGNLQFTMIYSNTYPWPTTPDGGRYTLELLDANGKMNNAENWFAGCQLGSPAAAFDPDCKVDIENINLNDFTIYPNPANDYFIIELSNTHGTETMITLIDSKGVAVKQEMVMEGTNIISTQNLASGIYLVKINSGDVIITKALMVTNSEN from the coding sequence ATGCGATTGCACACACCACTTTTTTTTGCCCTAACCTGCATTGCACAGGTGTTTACCGGACAGGTTGTAATAAATGAAGTTACTTCACGAGGCGCATTAACCGATGCTTCCGGAGAGCAGGTGGACTGGATTGAAATTTATAACGCAGGTGCTACAGCAGTTAATTTATCCGGATATGGATTAAGTGATAATGCGATAATTCCATTAAAATGGCAATTTCCGGATTACGAATTGGGTGCTGCCCAACATATGCTGGTGCTGGCAAATGGCATGGATATCCTGGCAATAACAAATCATTGGGAAACAGCAGTTTATAATAATACTACTTGGAAATATTTTGTCGGAACAACCGCACCACCTGCAGATTGGAGCAGCACAGGATTTGATGATAGTGGTTGGAGTTCAGGTACCGGAGGCATGGGTTATGGTGATAGCGATGATGGCACTACAATATCGTCAACCGTTAGTGTTTTTATGCGCAAAACGTTTACCGTTGATGATATTGAAGTAATTGAATCGGCTAAATTACATGCTGATTACGATGACGGATTTGTTGCTTATTTAAATGGTGTAGAAATAGCCAGGTCGGGAAATATGTTAGGCGCTCCTCCGGCATATAACACAACTGCCAACAGTGATCATGAAGCCGGTTTATATGCAGGATATACTCCTGAAGAATGGCATATTTCTGCTGATATCATTAATAGTTTATTAGTTGAGGGAGATAATTATTTATGTATACAAACGCATAACGTTACTGCAGCTTCTTCAGATTTATCATCTAATTTTTGGTTATCGTTTGGGATTAATAATGCAAGCACCTATTTTTTCCCGGTACCGGGATGGTTTGTTGCACCTTATGAATACAATCAAACAAATTTTAAATTAAGCAACAGCGGTGAAACATTATATTTAAGCGATGCTGACGGTAATATTTTAGATTATAAATATACCGGCGATATTGCCTATGCGCAAAGTATGATGCGTAAACCCGATGGCGCAACTACATGGTGTATTACAACAGATGTAAGTCCGGGTTACACAAATAATTTTGCAACCTGTTACACCGGATATGAACCCGAGCCGGTTTTTTCCGCAGCATCAGGATTTTATGAAGATGCATTATTAGTTTATCTTACTTCGCCCTCACCAACATCAATTATTCACTATACGTTAGATGGTTCAGCAGTTACTGAAGCATCGCCAATTTATTCCGGCGCTATTTTACTTACCGATAATAAAGTGATTGCTGCAAAATGTTTTAGCAGTGGAGATTTATTGCCGGGAAAAATGCAAAAGAACACCTATTTTATTGCCGAAGATGATTATACATTACCAATACTTTCTATTTCAATTGACCCGGGAAGTTTGTTTGATTATGATACCGGCATTTATGAATTGGGATGTTGTTACGATGTAAATTATCCTTATTACGGAGCAAATTTTTGGGAGCCATGGGAGCGTTTCGCACATATCGAATATTTTACACCAACCGGTGCGCCACAATGGGAAAAAGATATGGCTTTAGAAATACACGGCGGATGGAGTAGAGCCGAGGCACAAAAAGGTTTTCGTGTAGATTTTAAAAATCAATATGATGGCGAGTTGGAGTATCCTTTATGGGGTGGTAAACCTGATTTAGGACCAATTAATAATTTTAATTTACGAAACGGTGGACAGCATGTGTGGACATATAAATTTCAGGATGCATTTTTAGCGAAAGTAATGCAGGAAACACATATCGATTATGAAGAGTGGCAACCTTGTATGTTATTTATAAATGGTGAAGCCTGGGGGTTGTATGAAATTAGAGAAAAAGCCGATGAACATTTTGTGGAAAGTAATTATGGTATAGATAATAATTCGGTTGATTTATTAAATGCATGGTCTGCACTAAATGGCAGCGATAGCGGATTTATTAATTTGTACAGCAGTTTAATGGCTATGAATCCATTAACAGATGATTATTATAATAAATTTGATCAGAACGTTGATATTCAAAATTACATCGATTATTATATTGGTGAAATATATTATCAAAATGTTGACTTTGGGGGATATTATTGGGGCGTAAATAATACAAAATTATGGCGCGAACAAAATGGCGGTAAATGGCGATTTATTATGTATGATATGGATGGCGCAATGGGATATTTCGGTTCGGCACCAATTGATAATTATATTAATTTGACCAGAAACCCAAGTTACCCAAATGCCTTTTCTCAAATATTTGACCGGACTTTAAATAATATTGATATCAGAAATTATTTCGTAAACCGTTTTGCTGATTTAATAAATACAATTTACAAGCAGGAAAATATGGAGGCTATCGCCTATACCATGCGTGATTCGATTATTTCAGAAATACCGCATCAATTAAGTGCATGGGGTGCGCCCACTGTAGCAACTGTTGATTCGTATTTAGATGCTATGCTTAATTATAATAACACACGCCGGAGCACCGCAAGAACACATATAAATACTTCGTTCGGATTAGGCGGGCAACGCTCACTTACCATTGATGTTGAACCTGCCGGCGCCGGATATATTATTTTAAATACCATTACACCAACCGAATTACCATGGACAGGGATATATTTTGATGGAGTGCCTGTCAGTTTAACCGCTGTTGCAAATCCGGGATATACGTTTAGTAACTGGGAAGCCAACGATTTATTGCCTACGGGTTCAACAGATATTGCTTTATCGATAAATTTAGATGAAGGCGACAATTTTACTGCAGTGTTTACCGGAAGTGCAATTGATCCGGATATTGTGGTTACAGAAATTAATTATAACAGTAATAATGATATTGATGCCGGCGACTGGTTTGAGTTGTATAATAACAGCGGCACAACTATTGATTTAAGTGAATGGAAGGTTAAAGATGGTAGTGAAGTATATAAATATACTATTCCTTACGGAACAAAATTAAATGCAGGAGCGCGTTTGGTAATTGCACAAAATCTCGAAAAATTTAATTTGATATATCCCGCAATTACCAATGTGGTTGGTGGATTTGTTTTCGATTTTAATAATGATTTTGATGCTATTATTTTAACAGATATTGCCGGAAATGTTATTACAGAAGTACATTACTCCGATGAGCCTGCATGGCCACAGGGCTCAGATGGTACAGGTCGTACTTTGGAATTAATTTCCTTTGCTGCAGTGCCAAATAATCCGGAAAGTTGGTTCGACGGATGTTTGCGTGGTTCGCCGGGCGTAGTGTATGCACCTTGTAATGATGAAATTGTATTTAGTGAAATAAATTATAACAGTTCAGTTACAAACGATGCCGGCGACTGGGTTGAATTATATAATAATAGCACTGAAGTTATCGATTTATCGAAATGGCAATTTGTAGATGACAATGATTCCGCTGTTTTTGTTATTCAAGAAGGCACACTATTATATCCGGCAGAAAGAAAATTAATTGTAGAAGATATTGCAAAATTTAATTCGATTTATCCGATTATAACAAATTACATCGGCCCATTTGATTTCGGATTAAAAAGTGAAGGTGAAGAATTGCGTTTATTTGATAACCATGGTAATTTGCAGTTTACTATGATTTACAGCAACACCTACCCATGGCCAACCACACCTGATGGTGGACGTTATACGCTTGAATTGCTCGACGCAAATGGCAAAATGAATAACGCTGAAAACTGGTTTGCCGGCTGTCAGCTTGGCTCACCTGCCGCGGCTTTTGATCCTGATTGTAAAGTAGATATCGAAAATATTAACCTAAACGACTTTACGATTTATCCAAACCCTGCAAATGATTATTTCATTATCGAATTATCTAATACACACGGAACTGAAACGATGATAACTTTAATTGATTCAAAAGGAGTTGCAGTAAAACAGGAAATGGTAATGGAAGGAACGAATATTATCTCCACCCAAAACCTTGCATCAGGAATTTATTTGGTAAAAATAAATAGTGGCGATGTAATTATAACAAAGGCATTAATGGTTACAAATTCGGAAAATTAA
- a CDS encoding polyprenyl synthetase family protein, with protein MSAISKIQDPISTELALFESKFKELMKSNVALLDRVMYYIVKRKGKQMRPMFVMLSAKVCGGITESTYTAASLIELLHTATLVHDDVVDDAYERRGFFSINALWKNKIAVLIGDYLLAKGLLVSLDNNEHRLLKITSTAVKEMSEGELLQIEKARRLDIKESIYYEIIRKKTASLIASACSAGAASATKDETLIETFRLFGEKIGIAFQIKDDLLDYGVDDIGKPLGIDIKERKLTLPIIYTLQNASPADKRKIINIVKNENKNKAKVDWVIDFVKQNGGIQYAEQKMKDFQAEAFQLLEQFPESESKSSLIELVRYTIERKK; from the coding sequence ATGTCTGCAATCAGCAAAATCCAAGACCCAATTTCTACTGAATTAGCATTATTTGAATCAAAGTTCAAGGAGCTGATGAAGAGTAATGTTGCCTTGCTCGACCGTGTGATGTATTACATCGTAAAACGCAAAGGCAAACAAATGCGGCCCATGTTTGTGATGCTGAGCGCAAAAGTTTGTGGCGGAATTACCGAGTCTACGTATACCGCAGCGTCACTAATTGAACTTTTACATACAGCAACACTGGTGCATGATGATGTTGTAGATGATGCTTATGAGCGCCGTGGTTTTTTTTCCATAAATGCACTCTGGAAAAATAAAATAGCCGTTTTAATTGGCGATTATTTACTCGCAAAAGGTTTATTGGTTTCGCTGGATAATAATGAACACCGTTTATTAAAAATTACTTCAACTGCAGTAAAAGAAATGAGTGAAGGCGAGCTGCTGCAAATTGAAAAAGCACGACGACTGGATATTAAGGAATCGATTTATTATGAAATAATAAGAAAAAAAACAGCTTCTTTAATAGCCAGCGCCTGCAGTGCCGGTGCAGCAAGTGCAACAAAAGATGAAACATTAATTGAAACTTTTCGTTTGTTTGGCGAAAAAATAGGTATCGCATTTCAAATTAAAGACGATTTACTTGATTATGGTGTTGATGACATCGGTAAACCTTTAGGCATAGATATTAAGGAACGCAAACTTACCCTCCCCATCATTTACACCCTGCAAAACGCCAGCCCTGCTGATAAACGCAAGATTATCAATATCGTAAAAAACGAAAATAAAAATAAAGCTAAAGTTGATTGGGTTATCGATTTTGTAAAACAAAATGGCGGCATTCAATACGCCGAACAAAAAATGAAAGATTTTCAGGCAGAAGCATTTCAGTTGCTCGAACAGTTTCCTGAAAGTGAAAGTAAGTCTTCCCTAATAGAATTAGTGCGATATACCATCGAAAGAAAAAAATAA